A single genomic interval of Oreochromis aureus strain Israel breed Guangdong linkage group 12, ZZ_aureus, whole genome shotgun sequence harbors:
- the txnrd2.2 gene encoding thioredoxin reductase 2, tandem duplicate 2 — protein sequence MAALYGGRHRWKRINCLHIFSRKLTGKYDYDLLVIGGGSGGLACSKEAAQLGQKVAVLDYVEPSAKGTKWGLGGTCVNVGCIPKKLMHQAALLGTAVKDAKKYGWQIPDTISHDWPTMAEAVQNHVKSLNWGHRVQLQDKKVKYMNLKGSLVDEHTVRGLSKAGKETVLTAKNIVIATGGRPKYPTNIPGAAEHGITSDDIFWLKKSPGKTLVVGASYVALECAGFLKGIGLDTTVMVRSIALRGFDQQMASLVTDYMEAHGTRFAWKSVPNRVDKLSSGALQVTWTDTQTGSEHKDTFDSVLWAVGRAPETKALGLDKLGVQLNKETGKIVVGPDESTSVPNIYAFGDIGEGRPELTPTAIKAGKLLAHRLAGQSTELMNYDNVPTTVFTPLEYSCVGLSEEEAEKRHGKDGIEIYHAFYKPLEFTVAERDASQCYIKVVCEQGGNGKILGLHFTGPNAGEVAQGFAMGFQCGATYSHLIQTVGIHPTCAEEVVKVHITKRSGLDATVTGC from the exons ATGGCTGCGTTGTACGGAGGCAGACACCGGTGGAAAAGGATTaattgtttgcacatattttcaAGAAAACTGACAG GGAAGTACGACTATGACTTGTTGGTTATTGGTGGGGGCTCTGGAGGTCTTGCCTGTTCCAAAGAAG CGGCACAACTGGGACAGAAAGTGGCTGTGTTAGATTATGTGGAACCATCTGCCAAAG GTACCAAGTGGGGTCTTGGTGGTACGTGCGTTAATGTGGGATGCATTCCTAAGAAGCTCATGCATCAGGCTGCTTTACTTGGGACTGCTGTCAAAGATGCTAAGAAGTATGGCTGGCAGATCCCAGACACAATCTCCCACGACTG GCCCACCATGGCTGAGGCCGTTCAAAACCACGTCAAGTCGCTAAATTGGGGCCACAGAGTTCAACTGCAGGACaa GAAGGTGAAATATATGAACCTTAAAGGAAGTCTGGTGGATGAGCACACTGTGAGAGGACTGAGTAAAGCAGGGAAGGAG ACCGTCCTGACTGCCAAGAACATTGTGATCGCCACAGGTGGACGGCCCAAATACCCCACTAAT ATTCCTGGAGCAGCGGAGCATGGCATCACCAGTGACGACATATTCTGGTTGAAGAAGTCTCCTGGAAAAAC aCTTGTGGTCGGAGCCAGCT ATGTAGCTCTGGAGTGTGCAGGCTTTCTCAAAGGCATTGGCTTGGACACCACAGTGATGGTTCGCAGCATCGCCCTCCGGGGTTTCGATCAG CAAATGGCAAGCCTAGTGACAGACTACATGGAAGCCCATGGGACCAGGTTCGCATGGAAATCTGTCCCAAACAGAGTAGACAAACTTTCCTCAGGAGCCCTGCAGGTCACCTGGACTGACACCCAGACAGGGAGCGAGCACAAGGACACATTTGACTCCGTGTTATGGGCAGTtg GTAGAGCTCCTGAAACCAAAGCCCTGGGCCTAGACAAGCTTGGTGTTCAGCTCAACAAAGAGACGGGGAAAATAGTCGTAGGTCCTGATGAGTCAACCTCTGTGCCAAACATCTACGCTTTCGGTGACATCGGTGAG GGGCGTCCTGAGTTGACCCCGACAGCCATTAAAGCTGGAAAGCTTCTGGCTCACAGACTGGCCGGTCAAAGCACTGAACTCATGAACTACGACAAC GTGCCCACCACAGTGTTCACCCCTCTCGAGTACAGCTGTGTAGGTTTGTCTGAGGAAGAGGCTGAGAAAAGGCACGGAAAAGATGGAATAGAG ATCTACCATGCTTTCTACAAGCCCCTAGAATTCACTGTTGCAGAGCGTGATGCCAGCCAGTGTTACATAAAG GTGGTATGTGAGCAGGGTGGCAATGGGAAGATCCTGGGTCTGCACTTCACTGGTCCAAATGCTGGAGAAGTTGCACAGGGCTTTGCTATGGGCTTCCA gtGTGGGGCGACATATTCTCACCTGATACAGACAGTTGGAATCCACCCCACTTGTGCAGAGGAGGTGGTCAAGGTCCACATCACTAAGCGCTCTGGCTTGGACGCCACAGTAACTGGCTGCTGA